A genome region from Primulina eburnea isolate SZY01 chromosome 9, ASM2296580v1, whole genome shotgun sequence includes the following:
- the LOC140840494 gene encoding flavonoid 3',5'-methyltransferase-like isoform X2, with translation MRENYMATILQSRALSKYILETSAYPREHEQLKEIRMATLDKYNIVSMMNVPADEGLFISMLLKIMNAKKTIEIGVFTGYSLLSSALALPDDGKGENETFDFAFVDADKVNYRNYHEELLKLIKVGGIIAYDNTLWSGTVAFSDDEEMENHLRSWRQELVGSEEMLDGIVDYTRACRQPVLEFNDFLAKDSRIELALISIGDGLTLCRRLT, from the exons ATGAGAGAAAATTATATGGCAACCATTCTGCAGAGCCGTGCTCTTTCCAAG TACATTTTGGAGACAAGTGCATATCCCAGGGAGCATGAACAACTCAAAGAAATAAGAATGGCCACGCTCGACAAATATAATATCGT AAGCATGATGAATGTACCGGCAGACGAGGGATTGTTTATATCAATGTTGCTGAAAATCATGAACGCGAAAAAGACTATCGAAATCGGTGTTTTTACCGGCTACTCGCTTCTATCGTCTGCTCTAGCCCTTCCCGACGATGGAAAA GGTGAGAATGAGACCTTTGATTTTGCATTTGTCGATGCTGACAAAGTTAACTACAGAAACTATCACGAGGAATTATTGAAATTGATCAAGGTTGGAGGAATTATAGCTTACGACAACACCCTGTGGAGCGGAACCGTGGCGTTCTCCGATGACGAAGAAATGGAGAATCATTTGAGGTCTTGGAGGCAAGAACTCGTGGGATCCGAAGAAATGTTGGATGGAATAGTGGATTATACGAGGGCATGCAGACAACCGGTGTTAGAGTTTAATGATTTCTTGGCTAAGGATTCTCGTATTGAATTGGCTCTTATCTCTATTGGAGATGGACTTACTCTTTGCAGGCGTCTCACATAG
- the LOC140840862 gene encoding uncharacterized protein yields MKGVVRFSKAGKLNPRYVGPFEILEKVGTLAYRLALPPNMSRIHNVFHVSHLRKYISDPSHVLEVEPLMIESNLGEELKYEEVPIRIVDTKDQVLRRRIIPYVKVQWSNHTEREATWELEERIRNQYPYLFIDQANPSFEDETSHKEGEM; encoded by the coding sequence ATGAAAGGAGTTGTCCGATTCAGCAAAGCTGGGAAGCTGAACCCCCGTTATGTAGGACCCTTCGAAATTCTGGAAAAGGTGGGTACACTGGCATACAGATTGGCACTGCCGCCAAATATGTCAAGAATTCATAATGTTTTCCACGTGTCCCATCTACGGAAATACATCTCGGATCCAAGCCACGTGTTGGAAGTAGAACCGCTCATGATCGAAAGTAACTTGGGAGAAGAGCTGAAGTACGAAGAAGTCCCCATCAGAATCGTGGACACCAAGGACCAAGTACTAAGGCGACGAATCATTCCATACGTCAAGGTGCAATGGTCTAACCACACTGAAAGAGAAGCCACATGGGAgctagaagaaagaataaggAACCAATACCCTTACCTTTTCATAGACCAAGCCaacccaagtttcgaggacgaaacttcccaTAAGGAGGGAGAGATGTAA
- the LOC140840494 gene encoding flavonoid 3',5'-methyltransferase-like isoform X1, translating to MRENYMATILQSRALSKYILETSAYPREHEQLKEIRMATLDKYNIVSMMNVPADEGLFISMLLKIMNAKKTIEIGVFTGYSLLSSALALPDDGKIVAIDIDSEAFETGLPFIQKANMEHKIQYFESEADIVLRQLVANGENETFDFAFVDADKVNYRNYHEELLKLIKVGGIIAYDNTLWSGTVAFSDDEEMENHLRSWRQELVGSEEMLDGIVDYTRACRQPVLEFNDFLAKDSRIELALISIGDGLTLCRRLT from the exons ATGAGAGAAAATTATATGGCAACCATTCTGCAGAGCCGTGCTCTTTCCAAG TACATTTTGGAGACAAGTGCATATCCCAGGGAGCATGAACAACTCAAAGAAATAAGAATGGCCACGCTCGACAAATATAATATCGT AAGCATGATGAATGTACCGGCAGACGAGGGATTGTTTATATCAATGTTGCTGAAAATCATGAACGCGAAAAAGACTATCGAAATCGGTGTTTTTACCGGCTACTCGCTTCTATCGTCTGCTCTAGCCCTTCCCGACGATGGAAAA ATAGTAGCAATTGACATAGACAGCGAAGCCTTTGAGACCGGATTGCCATTTATCCAAAAGGCAAACATGgaacacaaaatccagtacttcgaATCTGAAGCCGACATTGTTCTCAGGCAACTTGTTGctaat GGTGAGAATGAGACCTTTGATTTTGCATTTGTCGATGCTGACAAAGTTAACTACAGAAACTATCACGAGGAATTATTGAAATTGATCAAGGTTGGAGGAATTATAGCTTACGACAACACCCTGTGGAGCGGAACCGTGGCGTTCTCCGATGACGAAGAAATGGAGAATCATTTGAGGTCTTGGAGGCAAGAACTCGTGGGATCCGAAGAAATGTTGGATGGAATAGTGGATTATACGAGGGCATGCAGACAACCGGTGTTAGAGTTTAATGATTTCTTGGCTAAGGATTCTCGTATTGAATTGGCTCTTATCTCTATTGGAGATGGACTTACTCTTTGCAGGCGTCTCACATAG
- the LOC140840863 gene encoding uncharacterized protein: MIATGPVTWQNFRETFLKQYYPPEVRLQKLSEFENLTQAPDMSVVEYTSHFNALGSYAPAIMADEVLKLNRFKRGLNSRIQSALAVYQPTNFVDLMGAAIRAETDIRRREGENKNKRPHAGHRIADCPTAANQAAGPNKGTGPNVGANPNKPKENKPNARVFAMNQEEADDANEVVSGTILLQKVHAYALFDCGATHSFVSKRFAKKLGLKPESLAEPFRKATPTSKTIETHEIHKDCKIGIAN; this comes from the exons ATGATCGCTACAGGACCAGTCACATGGCAGAACTTCCGAGAAACATTTCTGAAACAGTACTATCCACCGGAAGTCAGATTGCAGAAGTTGAGTGAATTTGAAAATCTCACTCAAGCCCCAGACATGTCAGTTGTGGAATACACCTCCCATTTTAATGCACTTGGGTCTTATGCTCCGGCCATCATGGCGGACGAAGTTTTGAAGCTGAACCGCTTCAAGAGAGGATTAAACAGTAGAATCCAGTCAGCCTTAGCAGTTTATCAGCCCACCAATTTTGTAGATCTTATGGGCGCAGCTATCCGAGCTGAAACTGACATCCGCCGCAGGGAAGGAGAGAATAAGAACAAGCGACCTCATGCCG GGCACAGGATCGCGGATTGTCCTACGGCCGCCAACCAAGCAGCTGGGCCCAACAAGGGAACTGGGCCGAATGTGGGGGCTAACCCCAACAAACCAAAGGAGAACAAGCCTAATGCTAGGGTGTTCGCTATGAACCAAGAAGAGGCGGACGACGCCAATGAAGTCGTATCAGGTACCATCTTACTTCAAAAAGTACATGCTTATGCattgtttgattgtggtgctacacACTCTTTTGTGTCTAAGAGATTTGCTAAGAAATTAGGACTTAAGCCTGAATCTCTAGCTGAACCTTTTCGGAAAGCCACACCTACGAGTAAAACCATAGAAACTCATGAAATTCACAAGGATTGTAAGATCGGTATAGCTAATTAG